One window of Misgurnus anguillicaudatus chromosome 13, ASM2758022v2, whole genome shotgun sequence genomic DNA carries:
- the ccm2l gene encoding cerebral cavernous malformations 2 protein-like yields the protein MEYEPKRIKKGFVSPIKRLVFSKSSRRQTDKGSVYRRPLHTVPLYPPDYLIHPERLIYDYVEKEVKFLGHLTWVSCSLNPSSRDELLQLLDTARKLRVLPLKTSIEQDCILSLSARCLLLTWRDNEKLLLRIPTHEIAAASYLRDDALHLLVLKTGLNVDTVLAGDSLENRPTGLESRRQTISNTDPRPAGGTMERRHTICGVDWKLSSRHEPKQGSVGGGGGGTGGGGGSGGGGSLERKHVSGSWERRQARKPCGGSWEKRTMSGSWDRRPVGGSWERRGGGVVGGSWEKRHGAKPGGSWERKHTPGGSWERRQACTGSWERGRSYGSWERRNHNPLEPMPCPDAYCNLVILAVENRDAAEEYCALICQMFQIIYGHQTIECVDRAGYHYTMPDRYWLQRSDSCLSDMTYGYDTDFSCCSSYDGSQEAFEAYYSENYSESSSLSYHDSYRSLASTHSDPEPTNASLQEYMIILRSKLTPQEIQQFALFLREYRLGAPIEQFCTDLLELYGDSRKFLLLGMRPFIPDKDVGVFEAFLEDIGIREGGILTDSFGRIKRSMSNTSATAVRGYDGWSLPSGSQDFNRRIDDITHDIEALGFEEGNGDIEEEDYYL from the exons GGTTTTGTGTCACCAATAAAGCGCCTGGTGTTCTCTAAATCTAGCCGgcgacagacagacaaaggCAGCGTGTACCGTAGACCCCTGCACACTGTGCCCCTCTACCCACCAGATTACCTCATCCATCCAGAGAGACTCATCTATGACTATGTGGAGAAGGAAGTTAAG TTTCTGGGACACCTGACGTGGGTGTCATGTTCTCTGAACCCATCAAGCAGAGACGAACTGCTGCAACTACTGGACACAGCCAGG AAGTTAAGGGTTTTACCTCTGAAGACCAGTATAGAGCAGGACTGTATTCTCAGTCTGTCGGCTCGCTGTCTGTTGCTCACCTGGAGAGACAACGAAAAATTGTTGCTGAGAATTCCTACACATGAAATCGCTGCTGCCTCCTACCTGCGGGACGATGCATTGCACCTCCTAGTGCTCAAAACTG GTCTAAATGTAGACACTGTGCTAGCAGGTGACAGTCTGGAGAACAGGCCTACTGGTCTGGAGAGCCGCAGACAAACCATAAGCAATACCGATCCCAGACCTGCGGGAGGCACTATGGAGCGCCGGCACACCATCTGTGGTGTGGACTGGAAACTGTCCTCTCGCCATGAGCCCAAACAGGGCAGTGTGGGAGGAGGAGGTGGTGGGACTGGAGGTGGAGGAGGCAGTGGTGGCGGTGGCAGCCTGGAGAGGAAACATGTGAGCGGGAGCTGGGAGCGCAGGCAGGCCCGGAAGCCTTGCGGAGGTAGCTGGGAGAAGCGGACCATGAGTGGAAGCTGGGATAGGCGCCCTGTAGGGGGAAGCTGGGAGCGTCGTGGAGGTGGAGTAGTAGGAGGTAGCTGGGAGAAGAGGCACGGAGCTAAACCAGGTGGCAGTTGGGAGAGGAAACACACTCCGGGTGGGAGCTGGGAACGCAGGCAGGCTTGCACAGGGAGCTGGGAAAGGGGGAGGTCTTATGGCAGCTGGGAGAGAAGAAACCACAACCCTTTAGAACCCATGCCATGCCCTGATGCCTACTGTAACCTGGTCATACTGGCTGTTGAGAACAGG GATGCTGCAGAGGAATACTGCGCCCTCATTTGTCAAATGTTTCAGATCATCTATGGACATCAGACCATTGAGTGCGTCGACAGGGCGGGATATCACTACACCATGCCCGATCGCTATTGGCTGCAAAGAA GTGACAGCTGTCTGAGTGATATGACATACGGCTATGACACAGACTTCAGCTGCTGTAGTTCATA TGATGGCTCTCAGGAGGCTTTTGAGGCATATTACAGTGAGAACTACAGTGAGAGCTCATCTCTCTCCTATCATGACTCTTATAGAAGCCTGGCCTCCACACACAGCGATCCTGAGCCGACTAATGCCAGCCTGCAGGAATACATGATCATA TTGAGAAGTAAGTTGACACCACAGGAGATTCAGCAGTTTGCTCTGTTCCTGAGAGAATACAGACTGGGTGCTCCCATAGAGCAATTCTGCACAGATCTGCTGGAGCTCTATGGAGACTCACGCAAGTTTCTATTGCTCG GCATGAGACCCTTTATTCCCGATAAGGATGTAGGAGTCTTCGAGGCATTCCTGGAGGACATTGGGATCCGTGAGGGCGGGATTTTGACAGACAGTTTTGGGCGAATCAAACGAAGCATGAGCAACACTTCTGCCACAGCGGTTCGAGGTTATGACGGCTGGTCCCTCCCTTCCGGCTCTCAGGACTTCAACCGCAGAATCGATGACATCACACATGACATTGAGGCCTTGGGCTTCGAGGAAGGGAATGGAGACATAGAAGAAGAAGACTATTACctttaa